In Amaranthus tricolor cultivar Red isolate AtriRed21 chromosome 3, ASM2621246v1, whole genome shotgun sequence, a single window of DNA contains:
- the LOC130808346 gene encoding uncharacterized protein LOC130808346 produces MLSTEIIKPFQDLNDVPDKIANDSKYWPFFEHCVGALDGTLIEATISDENGLPFKGRKGNKTWNVLASCSFDRLFTFVNVGFEGSAHDITVWSHSLFEPKFMFPHPPPAIVINLGKYYLVDSGYPNTLGYLSPIKHDDIRYHMPQFRVGPPPTGMVEHFNYRHLSLRTTIERCFGMQKNQWRILKNMPSMEIKYQLAIMVSTFTLHNFIRIHQLGIQISSGVNIEPRSDTNIFNRERKNEMDRIQLNIANDIWASIQREAETS; encoded by the exons ATGTTATCCACGGAGATTATTAAACCTTTCCAAGACTTGAATGATGTTCCAGATAAAATAGCAAACGACTCAAAATATTGGCCATTTTTTGAG caTTGTGTTGGAGCCTTGGACGGGACCCTTATTGAAGCAACTATATCAGATGAAAATGGTTTACCATTCAAAGGACGCAAAGGGAATAAAACATGGAATGTTTTGGCTTCATGTTCGTTTGATAGACTTTTCACATTTGTCAATGTGGGGTTCGAAGGTAGTGCCCACGACATAACAGTATGGAGTCATAGTTTGTTTGAACCAAAATTTATGTTTCCACATCCACCTCCAG CTATTGTtataaatttaggaaaatactatttggtcGATTCCGGATATCCTAACACTCTTGGATACCTCAGTCCAATAAAACATGATGATATTAGATATCATATGCCTCAGTTTCGTGTTGGTCCACCTCCTACAGGGATGGTTGAACATTTTAATTACAGACACTTATCCTTGCGTACGACAATTGAGAGATGCTTTGGAATGCAAAAAAATCAATGGAGGATATTGAAAAATATGCCTAGTATGGAGATCAAATATCAGTTGGCTATTATGGTGTCAACATTTACGCTTCATAATTTTATTCGCATACATCAATTAGGTATCCAAATATCAAGTGGGGTTAACATTGAACCAAGAAGTGATACCAACATTTTTAACAGAGAGCGCAAgaatgaaatggatagaatccaACTAAATATAGCCAACGATATTTGGGCATCAATTCAAAGAGAAGCAGAAACATCGTAG